The genomic window TATAACACTAAATGCCATCTTATTGACAATGGCATTCCCTGCCCAGATTGCAACAGTAAAAAAAGGTAATAAATAGAACATTGTTAGCCTTAGATAAAACAGTTATTTCAATAAAAGACATTGAAATAAAGAACGTCGCTATTCTGTCACTTCCTATGAGAAATATATATCCGTAATCAGACATAAAAAATGCTTAGTCGGACATTTAGCAATGAAAACGAAAAAACCCTAATCACCTTACTTATCGTTTATAAGTAATATGGTTAGGGTTTCAAATAGAAGAGTAGATTTTGATTAACAATATGTTATATAGCGTTCGTTACTTACTCTTTATCACAAAACATTGTTGCTGCTAATCGCGCCAAATTATAAGCATCCACATAACCTGAATGCTGACGTCCTTCCCAACTTACACCAGCAATTTCCATTGCAGCACGTTGCCCTAAACGTTTATTAGTTACATGACGTTGTAATTTAAAAAGCGTGGCTAAGTTCAAATACTCACGAAAGAGTACTTTTAATTCTTTTGCATCACACTCTTTCTTTAAAATACGATCATCATGGCCCCAAGCGGCATAAATCTTATGCTTACCACCAAATTTTTGTTCAATCGAACGTAAAATAGTCGCTAATGGCTTACCATTTTTCTCAATAAGATCTGGCTTAATACCCGTTAATTCTGTACAAAATGGCGAAATTTCATCATGTTCAGGTTTTACATAATGTTGTGCACGTCGCACAATACGGCCCGTATTCAAATCCAGTTCCGCCACTCCAATTTCGATGATTTCACCAGTTCGTGATGTACGGCCATCATTCCAGCAGCACATTTCGAGGTCAAAACAGACAATACGATCAAAATTCATTAAGTTATCCAAGAGTCACGGGGTAAAACGGGCGCAGATAATACCATTTTGTCACTATTGGTTCATCCTTCCTTGTGAGTTTATTATTTATATCTGTTGGTAATCTATCACTAGCTAAAAAACGAGTGCTCAAATTGAACACTCGTTTTTGATTATCAGCAAATTCACAACACTACGTTATAATCAATTTTTATTTGCAATACTGGCTATTGTCGTATTTTTCAAAGATAACGATGCACCGTATGCTGGTTGATTTTTCATTGCACCTTTCACTAAAGTGCTGGTTAACCCACCAACAGTAAAAGGAATATCCAGATTTGCACCATAATGATTATTATAGCCACTCACATTTTGTGTATGGATACTCGAACTACCAACAGATACTTTACCTTTATCTGTCATAAGAGCCCCACCAGTAAGATACGTGTTACCTTCTACATCTAAGTTAATACCATTTTTTGTGGCAATACCAGATTGCTCAATAACAGAACTATTATTCACAACATCAAAACCGAAACCCGCATGACCTGTTGTTCCCGCAGGTTTAGATAAGGCATTCTTAACGCCATTACCCACTTTTCGAGCACCTTGATCCCAACTAGCCGTTTTTTCTGATTTCGCATTCATTATTTTTTCTGGCAACGTCACTTTATTATTGGCTTTATTAAACGTCACCCCACCTGCTATATCTTGTTTCACATCATACTTATGAGCAAAGCTGTTGTATTTATCGGTTACCTTATTAGCAACATTATCAACGGTTTTATCTAACGTGGATTCAATTTTATTTGCAAAATGTTCAGTTCCCACTTTGGCTAACTTAGCCGTAACACTGGTACTTTTATCATTAGTATGACCAGCACCTAAATCAATATTTACAGTCGTAGCACTATTGTTATCCACTCTACTTTCTACATTTAAACTACCACCGATATAACCACTAACTGCATCTGCATTCACTTTAGCCCCAGTTAAGGTGACGTCCGTATCAGTATTTAACTTTACATTTTTAGCATCAATATACGCATTTTGGTTAGTTTGACAATTAAGCTTATCAACCCCTACGTTCAAACCAGAACTGATATTATGGCTTTTCACACCAGATGCTTGATTAACGTTACCTTGATCATCTTTCGCAAAAGATTTACCACCCGCAACATTTGCTTTTACATTTAAATTCCAATTATTTTTATGTTGTTCATTACCTGTAGATTCTAAAGTAATACCACCTTTATCTGTTGATAAAGACACATCATTCGCATTCATTTGCGTACCAATACTATGAATGGCATCATCGGCTTTACTACCAGCAGAAATATTGATCTTATTACCACTTAACACTGCACCTTGATTTGTCACTTTAGCTTCAGTTTTAAAACCAAGATCAAGAGCGCCACCAAATGAACCATTTTTACCTACGCTTTCTTTTGAATTTGATTTACCCCCACCCAGATTTAAACTACCAGAAACAGACATCTCATTATTACTATTGCTAGAATGTGCCGTATCAAAATGCGCATTATTTCCTGCAGTAATAGAAGTATCACCTTGAGCTAAAACTTTCAAACCTTGAATGTTCACATCATGGCCTGCATTAATCTGTACATTTTTACCCGCAGAAATAGAACCTGCCACTGCCGAATTTGACTCAGCAGCCGTCTTATCATAACTGCCACCTAAGCCGACCGCAGCGCTCTTACCACCAGGTGTCGTACCACCATTTGCAGCAATATTTGCTTTAATTTCTGTCTTATTAGTTGAATGACTATTAGTTGCTTGCTCAAACTTCACATCGCCGCTAGCATTGACACTCACCACTCCGTTATCAGTCTGAATATCCATACCTTGATATAATGCATCTTTATTAACGTTAACAGAAACGCCATTATTTGCATCCATTACACCTGTAATCGCTTGATAATTTTGAGTAACACTCAATGAATTTCGCCCTTCCCCCTTACCATCGAGACTGATATCTTGACCTGTCGTGGTAGCTACACGTAATTCACCAGAACCGTGAGTCTCTTGCTTTGATTCAAACTGAGTATTGTGTACTGCTTGGTTACTGTGTTGATCTGCATTAATCTCAATACTACCTTGATTTGCCGTATATTGAGCACCTTGATCGGTAACCTTCCCTGTGGCATTAATCGCAACAGAGCCAGCTTGAACTTGGGTTGTTGTTACCGTGGTCTTATTATCGATATGCTTTGATGATTGGCCATTAGCACTAATATCGACCCCTACATTTGGAGTACCAACAGAGCTAATATCGTTAATTGCTTCAGTAACGTCGCCTTTACCAACTTTCTCTACCGCACTTTCAACTGGACGAGAAATTCCGCTATAATCAAGACTCACACCGACGTCAACGCCCCCTGATGATTTAGTCGTTGTCGTATTATCTTTATTGATAGCAGCTAAGTGATCAACATCTTGGACGTTTTCTTGATAAGTACCATCAACGCGATGCACTGTACCTTGTTGAATCAGTTTTTTATCAGCATTAATGGTCAAATTACCCGTAATATTTGTCTTTGAAACAACAGCCGTCTCTTGATTATTATCTGTTTTTTCATTTCCAAAATTCACATCTAAACCTCCACCAACTTTATCAATACCACCATTAAGATGGATACCGCCATTGATAGTATCTTTGGTTATGGTCGATGTGTTTTTATCTTGTTCAGCTAAGAAACCAATACTTTCACCATGAATATCAGCATCACCATCGGTTGTTGTTAATTCAGAGCCTTTAAACGTCACATCCTGTTTGGCATTGATATCAATCTTACCGCCTTCAATATTCGATCCAATGTGCTTACTGCTACTGCTCTTTTCAGCTTCAGTTTTATGATCTATATGCAAACCCGCACTATACTGCTTATCTTTTGTCTGTTTAACATGACCTTCGATATCTAATTCTGTTGTTACGCGATTGGTATCATCAACTTTCTCACTGGCTGCAACTTTAATTGCCCCCATAGAATCAATACCTAGTGCGCCTGCACTTTTAACTAAACTACCCACAACATCTACATTATTATGACTTAGAATTTTAAGATCAGCATCTGATACCAATTCACTTCCATGAACAATTTTTGAGCTTTGTGTTGATTTTTCTGAATTTTTAGTAAAATTAAATGCCGTACCATTACGATTATTTACTGTATCAACAAAAGTACTAACGGAATTATCAATTCGTAACCCACCATTTTTAGTCTCAACAAAACCACCTTTCTTACCTGAAACTTTACTACCCGAAATGTTGATACCATCTTTACCTGATATCAATAAATGGCCATCAGATGAAATCTCAGAACGATGACTTACCGTACTTTTATTACTATTATTTTTATTATTACCACCACCAATTCCTCCCCAATAAGTTTGGTTATTTTTAATGATTTTCTTATTGGCCGTCTTTTGTACATTAATATCAACATATTGTTCGGCATTGATAATTAAATCTTGATTAGCATGAGCTTTACCGCTTTGTAGACGAACATTATTTTGAGCATTAATTCCCAGTGAACCTTTTGATGTCAATTCTGAGTTATTTAACCTGTCTTTCTCAACACTATCGTGAAAATCACCAGTAATTAAATTTGATGTATGATTACGAAGATGACGACGGGTCTCTTGTTTCGCTTTATCCACTGCCCCAGAAAGAACAATATTACGAACCGAATCAAGCGCTACTTTTTCACCAGCCTTAACTGTCGAACCTACTAGCGTTACATCTTCTTTTGTTGAATTTAAATGAACATTTTTACTCGCTTTAATTTCTGTTGCATGCTGCTCTGTTTGCTCAGTCGTAGAAGTAGAATTATTAACCCAAGAATAAAACCAATTATTATTAGTATCACGTTGTTTTTGTGTTGTTGCTTGGCTGTCTAAAGTAACTTGGCCCCCTTGAATGGCAACATTATCACCATAAACTCGTGTTGCCGTTAAATGTGCGTCATCTGCAGCAACAATACTAATATTTTTGCCTACAATTTCAGTACGCTTTAGACGCTGAATCTCTTTTTTTCCATGTATATCAACACCGCCACGGTAGTTTTGATAATTTTTATCACTACTATAATAAGTCGTTTCATTGGTGATTTTTCCCTTTGTATGGATCTTTTTACCTTTTAGACTGACATCACCACCTTTAATCTCTGCCCCAGTTAAAATGACATTCCCCGTAGAATCAACTGTCACCAACTTTTGACCATGGAGCATACCCTCTAAATTAACGCCACTACCTTCATTAGTATTAATAATGCGAATACGACCCGCTTCCATACTCCCCAAATAGTAACTATCTACCGAATGAGGTAAACCCTTCTGTTCTGTTACTGTTAATTTGTCACGAGAAACCAGATTATGACCTGAAATCGCATTGATATCATCCGCTGTTACTGTACCGTTGACATGAACACTTGGCGCAATCAAATCTAACACATTAGCAGCAGTTAGACCTTGTCCATTAATTTGTAATTTATTTTGATTATCTATACGATATTTATCTAATTTACCATTTTCAATCAATGGATTACCAACCACTAATGACGAACGATTTGTATTAATAAAACCACAGCCATCACACGTAATACCATTGGGGTTAGCCAATACATAATCAGCCGCCATACCAAAAATCTCTTGCTTACCTAATAGTAAAGATGGGTTACGCGAGATCACTTCATTTAAAATCACACTGGCAACTTGCCCTTGTAAATTATGGTTTCGTCCTAATTGACCAGCTAACTGAGACTGTCCAGCTTTTAGGGAGTTATTCAGTACGGCACCAGGTTTATTGACATTGTATTGGTTGTATTGGTTATGAGATAAACCATTTTGATTTGGTTTTACAATATTAATGACTTCCACCCCATTAGCTACAGTCGCAACATTCGGCCCTCCATTAACAGCCACAATACCGACAGCATAACTTGGTACGGCAATCATAGTAATAGTGATGGCTGCGGCAATTTTACTCGATGTAGATAACGTAAATTTTTTTATTTTCATAGCGATATTCCATTTAATTAAAACTGATAAGCAAGGTTAAACAATGCCATAATCGGCTCATTTCTCGTTACAGAGCCAGACACAATTTCTCCTCGGCTGATATCAATATCGATAGTTGCTTGGTTATAATGTGCGGTTATTCCTAAGCTAAATCCAAATGCAGTTGACTCTTGTCGCCTTTTCCCTTGTGGGTAAACTTGCCCCAAATCAAAACCAACTCGAGGTGTAACTTGTGAACCTGCCACCCAATATGATCGAGATAATGTATTACGGATATACCAACCATTATCACCAGATACACTACTATGACTAAAACCTCGAATTGCTGAGCGTTCAGTAAGACTTAACCATTCAATCCCAGGCAATGGATCAGGGCTATATTGAGCAAATAATTGATGCTTGAATTGATAATTAGCATCAAAAGCAGTGAAATATTGATTAAAATCTAGGGCGAATTTATATTTAATAAATTGATTATTAATAATATTTTTTGAACTATCGATACCTAAAATAGATAGTCCTTTTTCAATACTAAAATTTGAGTTTAATACCCCATCAGTAAAAATATGGGCATGATTCACGCTCAACTCTAATACTGATAATTTTGGACTACTCACCAAAATCAATGCATCGGCAAAATAGTTATTAACACGCTTTTGCGTTAACTGACCGCTTAATGTAATTAAGTTATCTTGATCTCGATACGCTAAATAATCACCTTTAATTCCATACTGTTGAGTATTACCATCAAGATCGATAAGACTATTCGGCAATTGGAGCTTTGTTAAATACTGTGAATAGCTATAAAAATTACTGAATGTTAAATTACCGTAAGGAACTGAATAAAACAGCGTGTATGAACGATTAAATTTTTCTGAATAAGATTTAATAGTTGTATTTATATTAATGCTAAAAAAATCAGACATACCAAAGGGGCTATCAAAAGAAAGTGTTGTATGCCCTAGCCATTCCCCTGTATTAATTTGACCATAATTATCAATACTAGTACTCACAAACCAAGGTCGTTTATGTCGATTATGAAGAACAACGATCGAACCACCACTCAATTGACCAGGTAAAATATCTAGTGTAGCTTGGTTTGATTGCAACCGATTTGCTTGATCTAAACCTTGATCTAAGGCTCTTAAATTTAAAGGTTTATTAATCGTATTAGGGAATAAAAAACGAGTATTAATCCACCAGTTACCCCCTTCAATTTTTTCAATAAAACCTTCAATAACCTGAACGCCCAGCTCTCCATCTTTATTCGGTTGTATAAATTGTACTCGAGCAGTAATAAAACCTTTGTCTAAATACAGTTGGGTTACTTCTCGTGCAAGCAAATTTAAGGTAGAGGTTGTAATACAATCATGAGAAATCGGCGTAATATTTTCTAAATCAGTATTATTCAATAATGTTATACCCTGAAGATAAATTCCTGATATAGGTAAACAAATATCGGACTCAGGCAATATTTGTTTTTTAGCTTTAAGCTCAGATTTATTCAGATTCTGCTCTATCTGCTCTTTATGACTCAATTTCGATAGCTGCTTAATTTCTCTGTTACTATCTTGTAATGCTCGCCGTGATTCTGAAATTGGTGAAAAATATTTACTATTAGGCGGTGAGTTTGCAAAAGCGATACTATTATAGAAAAGAAGTAATGGGACTATTCGTTTTATCATTAGATAATTTTGCTCCGATTCATCACATGTGTTTTTTATAAAATACACTTTAAGATATTACTGGATATTTACTTTGTCATTTTTAAAATAAATTAAATAATAATTAACCATTTACTCAATAACGATTTAAAAAGTAACAACTTACATCCAATAATATCTATAGATTCAAAGAATATTTCAAAAATGTTATAGTTTACCGTTGAATTATAAACATTTTTTAGCTTGAATCAATTTTAAATAACCATTGCAGTTTATAAATTAAATAAATTTACTCGTAAAAATATTTAATTTATCATTTTTATATATATTAATTATTGAATAATCACCTCTATACTCTTTCTTTATTTTTAATAATCGTAATGCTTTTAAAACTAATTTTTAGGTTCTATTACGCTCCTATTTTACCATAATGAACATATATATTTTTTTAAGACTGAAATTTTGCAATCTTAATAAGAAGAACAACGATGATTATAAATAAGCGATGACTCTAACCTTATCTATATAATTTCAATATTAGACCCTTTTAAAATAGAATAGACTTATCGTAAGCATCTATTCTACTTACGGGCTGATATACTCATAAACTCGTAATACTGTTTGGAACTGATCATGGCGACGATTTATAACCCTATTCTTGATGACAATAATCCACCTGATACGATATTTTTTGTCCATGAAGTATTTGAACCCGATACCAGTACCTTAGATCATAGCCATTACTGGGGCCAACTCCACCTTGTAACCAATGGTATTATTGAGCTCAGCACCCATAATAACCGTTTTTTAGCACCACCTCGTTATGCCTTGTGGATACCTGCAATGATTGAACATAAAAGCTATATTCGTCGTAGCCTTAATTATTGTTCAATGAATATTTGTGCTCCGCTATCAGATCAACTTCCAGCCTATCCATGCTTACTGGAAGTTACCGATATAATAACTGCAATTATTGAAGATCTACGTCAGCGCAAAATTATGGTTGCGACTACCGAGCAAGACCAACGTTTAATCATGGTATTATTTGATCAAGTATTATTATGTGAAGAGCACGACCAATTTTTACCCACCAGCGAAGATAAACTGTTACAGCCAATTTTAGTTGAATTAGAACATAACCCAATTAATAACCTGTCATTAGCACAATGGGCACAACAGTTACATACCACTGAGCGAACCTTGGCACGCCATTATAAAAATAAATTAGGGATTAGTTTTACTGAATGGCGACAACGGCGGAAATTTATCTACTCGCTTCATTTACTACGCCAAGGAATGTCGGTTAACGAAACGGCATTAACATTAGGCTATCACCAAGCCTCACCGTTTATTACTTTATTTAAGAAATATGCAGGCGCAACCCCCGATCAATATCGATTGCGGTTAGATTAATCCACTCATTTCTGCCTTTCTAACGTGTAAATTCCCCTTTTGTTAAGCTGTTAAAGCGTATTTATTATTGCTGCAATCAAAAACAAACACCATTAGCGCCTGTTCTGTGCGCTAGATCTCTTTATCCCTATGGTCAACCTGAGAGTTAAATCACAACTCATTTGGCTGGTTACAAATGTCCAGTAAATGCGCGCTTTATCCCATATCGAGAATAACTTCTGCCGCTCATAATAGCTTCAACAAAACGGCTTACCGCCATCTTAAACCTGTTATGTTCTTGTCCTTATTTGTGGCCAAAATTGTCATAACGAAATGGAGTTATTCTTATGAAAAACCAATTATCGCAACTAAAACGGCACCTCTTAACGGGTACCAGTCACATGTTACCTTTCGTTGTTGCTGGTGGTGTATTACTTGCCCTATCAGTTATGTTAGGTGGTAAAGGTGCTGTACCTCAAGGTGTTTTCCTTGAAGGCCTTTGGGATATGGGTATCGCAGGTTTCACATTATTCGTACCAGTGCTAGGTGGCTACATTGCTTACTCTATCGCTGACCGTCCAGCACTTGCTCCAGGTATGATTGGTGCTTACCTTGCCAACCAAGTTAACGCTGGTTTTATTGGCGCCATCATCGTCGGTTTCATTGCAGGTTACGTTGTTCTACAACTAAAACGTATTCCACTGTCAAACAAACTAAAAGCCATCTCAACCTATTTCATTCTTCCTATTGGTGGCACATTTATCGTTTCAGGTCTTGTTATCTGGGTTATCGGTGCACCGATTGCAATGGCAATGGAAGGCATGAATACTTGGCTACAAGGCATGGCTGGTACCTCTAAAGCATTCTTAGGTGTAATTTTAGGTGGTATGACAGCCTTTGATATGGGCGGTCCAATCAACAAAGTTGCAACCTTATTTGCTCAAACACAAGTGGGTACTCAACCGTGGTTAATGGGTGGTGTAGGTGTTGCTATCTGTGTGCCACCTCTAGGTATGTTCCTTGCTACGCTACTATCACCTAAGCGTTACTCTGATGAAGAGCGTGAAGCAGGTAAAGCCGCGGGTATCATGGGTTGTATCGGTATCACTGAAGGCGCAATTCCATTCGCAGCGTCTGATCCAGTACGTGTAATCCCATCAATCGTTGTTGGTGGCATCGTTGGTAACGTAACCGCATTCTTGTTCGGTGTACTAAACCACGCGCCTTGGGGTGGTCTGATTGTACTCCCAGTTGTTGATGGTCGTATCTTCTATGTCGTCGCTATCATTGCAGGCTCTGTAACAACAGCACTGATGGTTAACTTCTTGAAAAAACCAATTGCAGACCGCCAAGAAGAAAAAGCGACAACCGCTGCTTCTGATGATCTAGACCTAAGTTTTGATTAATAACACTGCATTCATTTATCAACGCGAAAATCGCATTAAATAACAAATTTGGAGAATCACATGAAATTATTAGCTATCACTTCTTGCCCATCAGGCGTTGCACATACTTACATGGCAGCAGAAGCTTTAGAAGTTGCAGCAAAAGCCAAAGGCTGGGATGTTAAAGTTGAAACTCAAGGTTCTATCGGTATCGAAAACGAAATCACCATGAGTGAAGTTGCTGACGCTGATATTATTATTCTGACTAAAGATATCGCGATTAAAAACGAAGAACGTTTCGCTGGAAAGAAAATTGTCCGTGTCGGTGTGGCAGACGCAGTAAAAAAAGCACCACAAATTATGGATAAAATTGAAGCGCATTTAGCGCAAGCTTAATCGCCCCATAAGGCGCAATTAAATGTGTGCCTTATGATTTCCCCCTCTAACAAAGCCACCTTAGATCACATTATTTAAGGTGGCTTTTTATATAACAGCTAAAACAGCCACATCATCAAAATAAACTGGCATCAAGATAACAATTTAAAAAGCATTATATCGCTTCTAACTACCAGCTAAATGATAATGTGCACATTCACACATAGGCTATATAGCGTTCTATGTCAGTTAGCTCACGTCCATGAAAAATAACAATAAGTAGACGCAAGACATGCATAATATTTTCATTGATTTGCTTGATAGTGCCATTTCTGATTTTGAATCATTAAACAGCATTTGGTTTGCAGGCGACTCATTACCACCACTAGAATCGAGCTACCAAGTTAACTTTCCACGCCTTGAACTGGTCTTTAAAGGCCGTTATGCCAACACCTTTGATAGCCAACAATCAGACGTGGCAGATATTACATTAGGTGTCGGTGACGCTTTATTTATTCCTGCCAATGCGTGGAATAAACCAGATTGGCAACATGAATGCTCAGTATTAAGTTTATTGTTTGGCAAGAGCCAACTTGGGTTTAGTTTAGTCAGTAAACGTGAACATGAAGAGGGCTTTTATGATGTTCAGAAATACAGTGTACCGCAACGTAGTAGCCACGCGATTGATCATATTCTCAACGCGCTCTCAAGCCTTACTCACGAAAAAAAACGCCAGCCTGCTGATAAGTTTTTATTAATGGCTTTACTGTGTTACTGCAAAGATATGCTTGAAATGCCAACAGCCGACTGTACCCGTCGTAGCCAAGATTTATTTAAAGGCATTTGTATTTACGTTCAAGAAAATTTTCATCGTAATATCAACCGTAACACGGTGGCTGAACGATTTAATATCTCCCCTAATCACCTCTCACGTTTATTTCGTCAAGAAGGTCACATGCGATTTGCCGATTATATTGCGTGGGTACGATTAGAACGGGCAAAATTTATGTTAAAACGCTACAACTTCCGTTTAGAAGAGGTGGCTAATCGCTGTGGTTATCATGACTCTAACTATTTTTGCCGCGTATTTAAACGTAAAACAGGCAAAACACCAACGGAATATCGAGCGCATTAAAAATACATATAAAACATGAATTAGTGCATATTTATATTCTATTTTTATCGATACCCATTAAAACTAATAAGACTAATATGCTTTTATTTTAATGGGATATAAGAAATGAAAAAATCACTGCAAGCTCTTATTGTTCTTTGTGCATGTAATATTAGTATCTCTGCTTTTGCTAATACAACATCAGCAATGGAATCACCATTACCCATTCCATTTTCTCAGCAAATTCATAGTTATCAATATTCTGGGATCGTTGATAATGATGTTACCAATGACTTTAGTTTTTATGGTCATCAAGGCCAGAAAATCACAACCTTAGTAACAACCGATAGCGCTAAATTATGGGTAACTATCAAGCATCCACAAATGAAACAAGCCGCTGATATATCTGAAATTTCAACCAATCCTAATCAACGAGATACTTATACGTTACCTTTCACAGGCCAATACCATCTTAGTATTGGTGAATATCACGCCATCAGTAAACGTAACTCAAGCCAAAATTACACCCTAAAAATCACCTTGAATTAAGTTTTATAGCACCATCAAATAAATGACATTGAAATAAACACATTTCAATGTCATTTGTCAGTCAGCTATAACCTCTCAATAGCCCCCGCAAACAACAATAGTACGATCTCACAGAGTCTTTAACACGGTCACATAACCATCAATTGGGTACATAAATCCAGTTACAGCGCCTTTTGTCCACTGCTAATTTTTTTACGAGCGTAATACACTCATACTTTATTCGCGCAGTTGACAGGAGTCTCACGTGTCGCATATTTCATTAGATGGTCAGTGGTTACTCACTTCACCACAGCATTCTCATATTTCTAT from Photobacterium toruni includes these protein-coding regions:
- a CDS encoding helix-turn-helix transcriptional regulator; protein product: MHNIFIDLLDSAISDFESLNSIWFAGDSLPPLESSYQVNFPRLELVFKGRYANTFDSQQSDVADITLGVGDALFIPANAWNKPDWQHECSVLSLLFGKSQLGFSLVSKREHEEGFYDVQKYSVPQRSSHAIDHILNALSSLTHEKKRQPADKFLLMALLCYCKDMLEMPTADCTRRSQDLFKGICIYVQENFHRNINRNTVAERFNISPNHLSRLFRQEGHMRFADYIAWVRLERAKFMLKRYNFRLEEVANRCGYHDSNYFCRVFKRKTGKTPTEYRAH